The following proteins are encoded in a genomic region of Dokdonia donghaensis DSW-1:
- a CDS encoding uracil-DNA glycosylase has protein sequence MHVNIEDSWKQELTTEFEKPYFKSLASFVKEEYATHTCYPPAGEIFAAFDHCPFDKVKVVIIGQDPYHGAGQANGLCFSVQDGVAHPPSLKNIFKELETDMGLPTPASGNLDRWAAQGVLLLNATLTVRADEAGSHQKQGWEQFTDVVIDTLSRKRENIIFLLWGGFAKKKGKKIDASKHFILLSGHPSPLSANRGYWFGNKHFSKVNEILLSKGEAPINW, from the coding sequence ATGCACGTAAATATAGAAGACAGCTGGAAGCAAGAACTCACTACCGAATTTGAGAAGCCTTATTTTAAATCGCTTGCCTCATTTGTAAAGGAAGAGTATGCTACCCACACCTGCTACCCACCGGCTGGGGAGATTTTTGCAGCCTTTGATCATTGCCCTTTTGATAAGGTAAAAGTTGTGATTATAGGCCAAGATCCCTACCACGGAGCTGGACAGGCTAACGGACTTTGCTTTTCTGTACAAGATGGCGTAGCGCATCCTCCATCACTTAAAAATATCTTCAAGGAGCTTGAGACAGATATGGGACTACCTACACCAGCATCTGGTAATCTAGATAGATGGGCAGCACAAGGAGTTTTACTTCTTAATGCAACGCTTACAGTAAGAGCAGACGAGGCAGGATCTCATCAAAAGCAAGGCTGGGAGCAGTTTACAGATGTGGTAATTGATACGCTTTCGCGAAAGCGTGAAAACATCATTTTCTTACTCTGGGGAGGTTTTGCCAAAAAGAAAGGAAAGAAAATAGATGCTTCAAAACATTTTATACTACTCTCTGGGCATCCATCACCGCTAAGTGCAAACCGCGGTTACTGGTTCGGTAACAAGCATTTTAGTAAAGTAAATGAGATTTTACTAAGTAAAGGAGAAGCACCAATAAACTGGTAA
- a CDS encoding alpha-ketoacid dehydrogenase subunit alpha/beta translates to MATHTKTTLSFNYNRGTLDDKILLQLYRAMLKPRMIEEKMLILLRQGKISKWFSGIGQEAISVGVTSAMRDEEYILPMHRNLGVFTTREIPLYRLFTQWQGKMSGFTKGRDRSFHFGTQEYNIVGMISHLGPQLGVADGIALAHKLREEKAVTAVFTGEGGTSEGDFHEALNVASVWQLPVLFCIENNGYGLSTPTSEQYNCEHLADRAKGYGMESHIIDGNNILEVYTQISKITEGIRNNPRPVLIEFKTFRMRGHEEASGTKYVPQELMNMWAKKDPLSNYEAYLEQEGILSATVKERYAVEIKNEINEHLEKSYKEEQITPDLNTEMEDVYAPFRFRESVPSNTTEELRLIDAISQGLRQSMEKYDDLVIMGQDVAEYGGVFKITEGFVAQFGKERVRNTPICESAIVETAMGLAINGKKALMEMQFSDFATSGFNPIVNYLAKSHYRWSQPADVVVRMPCGAGVAAGPFHSQTNEAWFTHTPGLKVVFPAFPADAKGLLATAIEDPNPVLFFEHKKLYRSIRQEVPTDYYTLPLGKAALVREGSQLTIITYGAGVHWALDLLNKRTEISVDLIDLRTLQPLDKERIIASVCKTGKALLLTEDSGFGSIMSDISALIMESCFEKLDAPVKRVTSLDTPIPFDANLEQQYLPLERLESALQELIDY, encoded by the coding sequence ATGGCTACGCATACAAAAACCACACTCTCATTTAATTACAATAGAGGTACTCTTGATGATAAAATACTCTTGCAATTGTACAGAGCGATGCTCAAACCTCGTATGATTGAGGAGAAAATGCTCATCTTGCTTAGACAAGGCAAAATCTCAAAATGGTTTTCTGGTATAGGTCAAGAGGCCATCTCTGTAGGAGTTACATCTGCAATGCGTGATGAAGAATATATCTTGCCTATGCACCGTAATCTAGGAGTGTTTACTACGAGAGAAATCCCCTTGTATAGATTGTTTACACAATGGCAGGGTAAAATGAGCGGTTTTACTAAAGGAAGAGATCGCAGTTTTCATTTTGGTACGCAAGAATACAATATAGTGGGAATGATATCACATCTGGGGCCACAACTTGGTGTGGCAGACGGGATCGCTCTTGCTCATAAATTAAGAGAAGAAAAAGCAGTAACGGCTGTTTTTACAGGAGAAGGAGGGACAAGTGAAGGAGATTTTCACGAGGCGCTCAATGTAGCATCGGTATGGCAACTGCCCGTACTTTTTTGCATAGAGAATAACGGCTACGGACTCTCAACACCTACTAGCGAGCAGTATAATTGTGAGCATCTTGCAGACAGGGCAAAGGGCTATGGTATGGAATCACACATTATAGATGGAAATAACATACTTGAAGTCTACACACAAATCTCAAAAATAACAGAAGGCATACGCAATAACCCGCGACCGGTACTTATAGAGTTTAAAACCTTTAGAATGCGAGGTCACGAGGAAGCTAGTGGCACAAAATACGTGCCTCAAGAGCTTATGAATATGTGGGCAAAAAAAGATCCGCTGTCCAATTATGAGGCATATCTGGAGCAAGAAGGTATACTTTCGGCTACGGTAAAAGAACGCTATGCCGTTGAGATTAAGAATGAAATAAATGAACACCTAGAAAAGTCGTATAAAGAGGAGCAAATCACTCCAGATCTCAACACAGAGATGGAAGATGTTTATGCTCCTTTCCGCTTTCGCGAAAGCGTACCCAGCAACACTACAGAAGAACTAAGACTCATAGATGCTATCTCTCAAGGCTTGCGCCAGTCTATGGAAAAGTATGACGATCTTGTGATAATGGGGCAAGATGTGGCAGAGTATGGAGGCGTCTTTAAAATAACCGAAGGCTTTGTAGCACAGTTTGGTAAAGAACGCGTGCGCAATACACCTATTTGTGAGAGCGCCATTGTTGAGACTGCAATGGGTCTTGCTATAAATGGAAAGAAGGCACTAATGGAAATGCAGTTTTCTGATTTTGCAACCTCGGGTTTCAACCCTATTGTAAACTATCTCGCAAAGTCGCATTATAGATGGTCACAACCGGCAGATGTGGTGGTGCGTATGCCTTGTGGTGCAGGGGTGGCTGCTGGACCTTTTCACTCTCAAACTAATGAGGCTTGGTTTACACATACACCAGGTCTTAAGGTGGTTTTTCCTGCTTTTCCAGCAGATGCAAAGGGATTACTTGCAACCGCTATAGAAGATCCAAATCCCGTGCTATTTTTTGAGCATAAAAAGCTATACAGAAGTATAAGACAAGAAGTGCCTACAGATTATTATACATTACCTCTAGGTAAGGCTGCACTCGTAAGAGAAGGGTCGCAGCTTACCATCATTACTTATGGAGCAGGGGTGCACTGGGCGCTTGACTTATTAAATAAAAGAACAGAAATATCTGTAGATCTTATAGACTTAAGAACATTACAACCACTGGATAAGGAGCGCATCATCGCATCTGTTTGTAAAACCGGTAAGGCATTATTACTTACGGAAGATTCTGGATTTGGATCTATTATGTCAGATATTTCGGCTCTTATAATGGAATCTTGTTTTGAGAAGCTAGATGCACCGGTAAAAAGGGTGACAAGTCTTGACACACCTATACCTTTTGATGCAAATCTAGAGCAGCAGTACTTACCATTAGAACGCCTAGAAAGTGCCCTACAAGAGCTCATAGATTATTAA
- a CDS encoding endonuclease MutS2 — MIKINKKTLQDLEFDIVCEQVSERCTTEKGIAKALTIEPYPTPKQALFGLHQTNEYLSSRTADSAIPNHGFDSLDHELKYLAIEDSTLEKGSFKKLSSISETVNIHLKFFKKFEELYPTLYNTVRETEYTTAIIDAVTRIIDKYGEVRDDATPTLGTLRRAINQTKGRINSSFSSALGQYAGYGYLDDIRETIVDNVRVLAVTAMHRRKVKGSIMGSSKTGSITYIQPEATLQAQRELNNLIFEEDEEVKRILKELTNAMRPFIPLFEEYQELLSDIDVIAAKMKYAEKLNGLLPKITTDRELTIKDAYHPLLLLNNNAKNEKTYPQDIHLDQGSRIIVISGPNAGGKSITLKTVGLLQVMLQSGMLIPVHEYSRMCLFNKILTDIGDNQSIENHLSTYSYRLKNMNYFLKKCDKNTLILIDEFGTGSDPELGGALAETFLEVFHEREAFGIITTHYANLKMMANETPEIVNANMLFDARTLEPLFKLHMGEAGSSFTFEVAQKNGIPYSLINRSKKKVERGKIRFDKSIANLQKERSKLSKTTSSLKAKEQQAAKEKAQLAEINEKVQSKLEAYQELYDSNQRLIYLGTKLDGISKKFYHDKKKRELVAEFMKIVQIENSKRKKQSAKEAKAQKAKELATKKEAEKHVKVIREKKKEAKKTAPEVVKPKVILREGDRVRMFDGKAVGVIDAIEKGKATVDYGMFTTNVSLEQLELVQRKKKNAK; from the coding sequence ATGATAAAAATCAATAAAAAGACACTTCAAGACTTAGAATTTGATATTGTTTGTGAGCAGGTTTCTGAGCGTTGTACGACAGAAAAAGGTATAGCAAAAGCGCTCACCATAGAGCCCTACCCTACACCTAAGCAAGCGCTTTTTGGCCTTCATCAGACTAATGAGTATCTGTCTTCTAGAACGGCAGATAGTGCAATACCTAATCACGGCTTTGATAGTCTTGACCACGAGTTAAAATACCTAGCCATAGAAGATAGTACCCTTGAGAAAGGGAGTTTTAAAAAACTATCTAGCATCTCTGAGACGGTAAATATTCACCTCAAGTTTTTTAAAAAGTTTGAAGAACTCTACCCTACGCTTTATAATACTGTAAGGGAAACGGAGTATACCACAGCGATTATAGACGCTGTCACAAGAATTATAGATAAGTATGGTGAAGTGCGCGATGATGCAACACCTACCCTAGGCACCTTGCGTAGAGCAATAAACCAAACTAAAGGCCGCATAAACTCGAGCTTCTCTAGCGCGCTAGGGCAGTATGCTGGTTATGGCTATCTAGATGATATACGTGAGACTATAGTAGATAATGTGCGTGTACTTGCTGTAACTGCAATGCATAGACGTAAAGTAAAAGGTTCTATTATGGGTAGCTCAAAAACGGGGAGCATTACTTATATACAACCAGAAGCCACACTGCAAGCGCAGCGCGAACTCAACAACCTCATTTTTGAGGAAGATGAGGAGGTAAAACGTATTCTTAAAGAACTTACTAATGCGATGCGACCTTTCATCCCGCTTTTTGAGGAGTATCAAGAGCTACTGAGCGACATAGATGTAATAGCCGCAAAAATGAAGTATGCCGAAAAGCTGAATGGCTTACTTCCTAAAATTACTACAGATAGAGAACTTACCATAAAAGATGCCTATCACCCACTACTTCTTCTTAATAACAATGCAAAAAATGAGAAGACGTATCCCCAAGACATACACCTAGATCAAGGCAGTCGGATTATTGTGATTTCTGGGCCTAATGCCGGCGGTAAGAGTATCACTTTGAAAACCGTAGGGCTGCTGCAAGTAATGCTACAAAGTGGTATGCTTATACCGGTACACGAGTATTCTAGAATGTGCCTCTTTAACAAGATTCTTACAGATATAGGTGATAACCAGAGTATAGAAAATCACTTAAGTACCTACAGCTACCGCCTTAAGAATATGAACTACTTCCTTAAGAAGTGTGATAAAAACACGCTTATTCTTATAGATGAGTTTGGTACAGGGTCAGATCCTGAGCTGGGTGGTGCGCTGGCAGAGACGTTTCTTGAGGTTTTTCACGAGCGTGAGGCCTTTGGTATTATCACGACGCACTATGCAAATCTCAAGATGATGGCAAACGAGACGCCAGAGATTGTAAATGCAAATATGCTCTTTGACGCACGCACGCTGGAGCCACTTTTTAAACTTCATATGGGAGAAGCGGGAAGCTCTTTTACCTTTGAGGTAGCACAAAAAAATGGCATCCCCTACTCGCTTATAAACCGTTCTAAGAAAAAGGTAGAGCGTGGCAAAATACGTTTTGACAAGAGTATTGCAAACCTACAAAAGGAGCGCAGTAAACTCTCAAAGACTACTAGTTCGCTTAAAGCGAAAGAACAACAAGCCGCAAAAGAAAAAGCTCAACTCGCCGAAATAAACGAGAAGGTACAAAGCAAGCTAGAGGCTTACCAAGAACTGTATGACAGCAACCAGCGCTTGATTTACTTAGGTACAAAGCTAGATGGCATAAGCAAAAAATTCTATCACGATAAGAAAAAACGCGAACTCGTAGCCGAGTTTATGAAAATCGTACAGATAGAAAATAGTAAGCGTAAGAAACAAAGTGCAAAGGAAGCCAAGGCACAAAAAGCAAAAGAACTAGCCACAAAAAAAGAAGCTGAAAAGCACGTAAAGGTTATACGTGAGAAAAAGAAAGAGGCGAAGAAAACAGCACCAGAGGTTGTAAAACCAAAGGTGATTTTAAGAGAAGGAGATCGTGTGCGTATGTTTGACGGGAAGGCTGTGGGAGTGATAGACGCTATAGAAAAAGGTAAAGCCACCGTAGATTATGGGATGTTTACCACAAACGTCTCTCTAGAACAACTAGAGCTCGTACAACGCAAGAAGAAGAATGCTAAGTAA
- a CDS encoding nucleoside phosphorylase, with protein MAIASSELILNPDGSIYHLNIKPQDIATTIITVGDPDRVDTVTKYFDSIRFTTQKREFKTTTGTYKGKEITVISTGIGTDNIDIVLNELDALVNIDLETRAVKDTHTTLDIIRIGTSGAIQKDIPVDSFLISRYAMGLDALLHFYDSKHIQHFEIQEAFIKHMDWAPEKSAPYVVSCDETLAAKFNEPDFYQGFTATNIGFYAPQGRMLRLKTSDVEMNDKLGSFSFRESGLNLRVTNLEMETSGIYGLAKLLGHRAISLNCILANRVNKTFSTQPTTQTEKLIEEVLDRI; from the coding sequence ATGGCCATAGCCTCTTCAGAACTTATACTTAACCCAGACGGGAGTATCTATCATCTTAATATTAAACCGCAAGATATTGCTACAACAATTATCACCGTAGGTGATCCAGATCGTGTAGATACGGTTACAAAGTACTTTGACAGTATACGATTTACAACACAAAAGAGAGAGTTTAAAACTACTACTGGAACCTATAAAGGAAAAGAGATTACCGTCATATCAACCGGTATAGGTACAGATAATATTGATATTGTCCTTAATGAACTAGATGCTCTTGTAAATATAGATCTAGAGACTAGAGCTGTAAAAGATACGCACACAACACTTGATATTATACGTATTGGTACAAGTGGGGCGATTCAAAAAGACATCCCCGTAGACTCGTTTTTAATAAGTCGTTACGCAATGGGACTAGATGCGCTTTTACATTTTTATGATAGTAAGCACATACAGCACTTTGAGATACAAGAAGCGTTTATAAAACATATGGACTGGGCTCCAGAAAAGAGTGCTCCTTACGTAGTTTCTTGTGATGAAACGCTAGCAGCAAAATTTAATGAGCCAGATTTTTACCAAGGTTTTACTGCTACAAACATAGGTTTTTATGCGCCTCAAGGTAGAATGCTTAGACTTAAGACGAGTGACGTTGAGATGAATGATAAATTGGGTTCTTTTAGCTTTCGCGAAAGCGGACTCAACCTGCGCGTTACAAATCTAGAAATGGAAACCTCTGGAATTTACGGGCTCGCAAAATTACTGGGACATAGAGCTATATCTCTTAATTGTATCCTAGCAAATAGAGTTAATAAAACCTTTAGCACACAACCTACAACACAAACCGAAAAGCTTATAGAAGAGGTTTTAGACCGTATTTAA
- a CDS encoding DUF1328 family protein, whose product MLRYTIIFIIIAIIAAIFGFGGIASGAESIAKILFFIFIVLFVLSLVSRLFKR is encoded by the coding sequence ATGTTACGTTACACAATCATATTTATTATTATCGCAATTATCGCTGCAATCTTTGGATTTGGTGGTATTGCCTCTGGAGCTGAGAGTATTGCAAAGATTTTATTCTTTATCTTCATTGTATTATTTGTACTATCATTAGTAAGTCGTTTATTTAAGAGATAA
- a CDS encoding translation initiation factor: MDLSDQLKNLFPDHTPEKDATENLDIEDTLWIQDDPLICKYEKRKGKPITIIEGYTGATSDFKILAKEIKVLLGVGGSFKNESIIIQGDYRDRIMSFLKDKGFKTKRVGG; the protein is encoded by the coding sequence ATGGACTTAAGTGATCAATTAAAGAATCTTTTTCCGGATCACACTCCAGAAAAAGATGCTACAGAAAATCTTGACATAGAAGATACCCTCTGGATACAAGATGATCCTCTCATTTGTAAATATGAGAAGCGCAAAGGAAAACCTATCACGATTATAGAGGGGTATACCGGCGCTACCTCAGACTTTAAAATTCTTGCAAAAGAGATTAAAGTTTTACTAGGTGTAGGTGGTAGTTTTAAAAATGAAAGTATCATTATACAAGGTGATTATAGAGATCGCATTATGTCTTTTCTGAAAGACAAAGGTTTTAAAACTAAACGTGTAGGCGGATAA
- a CDS encoding SDR family oxidoreductase: MEKILVAGAHGTTGKIIVNFLNESQYFTPIAMVRKEEQKSFFASKGVATVMGDLEEDVTPVFNQPYDKVLFAAGSGGKKVVAVDQEGAKKMIDASKQNNIKKFVMLSSMGADNPEQAEDLQDYLKAKHNADVYLKESGLNYAIVRPGSLTNDELTNKIELAEKLGKQGEISRNDVAQTLVRSLNDDVANRETFEIIKGDKLIADALNKVAVEEA; this comes from the coding sequence ATGGAAAAGATATTAGTAGCAGGTGCCCACGGTACCACAGGAAAAATAATAGTAAACTTTTTAAATGAATCACAATACTTCACACCTATAGCAATGGTGCGTAAGGAGGAGCAAAAGTCTTTCTTTGCATCAAAGGGTGTAGCAACTGTAATGGGAGATCTAGAAGAAGATGTAACTCCAGTATTTAACCAGCCTTATGATAAAGTACTTTTTGCAGCCGGATCTGGAGGTAAGAAGGTAGTTGCTGTAGATCAAGAAGGAGCAAAGAAAATGATTGATGCTTCAAAACAGAATAACATTAAGAAGTTTGTAATGTTAAGCTCTATGGGAGCAGACAATCCAGAGCAGGCAGAAGACCTACAAGATTACCTAAAAGCAAAACATAATGCAGATGTGTACCTTAAAGAAAGTGGTCTTAATTATGCAATAGTGCGCCCAGGAAGCTTAACAAATGATGAGCTTACCAATAAGATAGAACTAGCCGAAAAACTTGGTAAACAGGGGGAGATAAGTCGTAACGATGTAGCTCAAACGCTGGTACGCTCTCTTAATGATGACGTTGCAAACAGAGAAACTTTTGAAATTATAAAAGGAGATAAGCTCATAGCAGATGCCTTAAATAAAGTAGCAGTAGAGGAAGCATAA
- a CDS encoding isopenicillin N synthase family dioxygenase gives MNNIPSVNLADFLSDDPATKDKFVQEIGKAYEEIGFVSLKNHFLDDELVDDLYKNVKDFFALPEATKKKYEIEGGGGQRGYISFGKEHAKGKKEGDLKEFWHFGQEADEDANLIEEYPENVIVSEIPAFNEKGMEAYRMLEKTGIYVLRALALYIGLDEFYFDHWARNGNSILRPIHYPPITEEPKGAVRAGAHGDINLITLLMGASAGGLQVLRKDGEWIDAIPNEDELVINVGDMLERHTNNKLRSTIHRVVNPPKEQWGTARYSIPFFMHPRSDMKLNCLDECVDENHPKAFEDITAGEFLHQRLVEIGLIKE, from the coding sequence ATGAATAATATACCAAGTGTAAACCTTGCAGATTTTTTGAGCGATGATCCTGCAACTAAGGATAAATTTGTTCAAGAAATAGGTAAGGCATATGAAGAAATAGGATTTGTATCCCTTAAGAACCATTTTCTAGATGATGAGCTTGTAGATGATTTATATAAGAATGTAAAGGACTTTTTTGCTCTTCCAGAGGCTACAAAAAAGAAGTATGAAATAGAAGGTGGCGGTGGCCAGCGCGGTTATATTTCTTTTGGTAAAGAACACGCAAAAGGAAAGAAAGAAGGTGACTTAAAGGAGTTTTGGCATTTTGGACAAGAGGCAGATGAAGATGCAAATCTTATTGAGGAGTATCCAGAAAATGTGATAGTAAGTGAGATACCAGCCTTTAATGAAAAAGGTATGGAAGCATACCGTATGCTAGAAAAAACAGGGATTTATGTACTACGTGCACTGGCTTTATATATAGGTCTTGATGAGTTTTATTTTGACCACTGGGCAAGAAACGGAAACAGCATCTTAAGACCTATACACTACCCTCCTATTACCGAAGAGCCTAAAGGTGCCGTACGTGCAGGTGCTCACGGTGACATAAACCTCATAACCTTACTTATGGGAGCCTCTGCCGGAGGATTGCAAGTACTACGTAAAGATGGTGAGTGGATAGATGCCATACCTAATGAAGATGAGCTTGTAATAAATGTAGGTGATATGCTAGAGCGTCATACTAATAATAAATTACGTTCTACTATACACCGTGTGGTAAACCCTCCAAAAGAGCAATGGGGAACGGCTCGCTACAGTATACCTTTCTTTATGCACCCTAGGTCTGATATGAAGCTTAACTGCCTTGACGAATGTGTAGATGAGAACCACCCAAAGGCTTTTGAAGATATTACTGCTGGAGAATTTTTACACCAGCGCCTTGTAGAAATAGGGTTGATTAAAGAATAA
- a CDS encoding substrate-binding domain-containing protein, translating into MIKIRIGGVPEHFNLPWHLAIEDGMFAHHGIDLEWIMFPEGTGAMNKALRNKEIDLAVILTGGIIKDIANGNPSKILQVYVSSPLQWGVHVAANSDFKSIEELENATCAISRYGSGSHVMAHVQAEQRGWDTSKLKFNVINTLEGAIEALTEGTADYFMWEHFTTKPVVDKGIFRRLGDFPTPWSCFVIAGREDFIEAHKASIEIVLDVINTVTADFKKIPSIDRTLANRYEQQLEDIQQWLSMTTWSQNQITNEELSRVQSKIFDLKMIENQIDINKFKINL; encoded by the coding sequence ATGATTAAAATACGCATAGGCGGAGTACCAGAACACTTTAACCTCCCTTGGCATCTTGCTATAGAGGATGGAATGTTTGCTCATCACGGCATAGACCTAGAGTGGATAATGTTTCCAGAAGGAACTGGAGCTATGAATAAAGCACTGCGCAACAAGGAGATTGATCTTGCTGTTATCCTCACAGGAGGGATCATAAAAGACATCGCAAATGGCAATCCTTCAAAAATATTACAAGTGTACGTTTCTTCACCGCTGCAATGGGGAGTACACGTAGCAGCAAATAGCGATTTTAAAAGTATAGAAGAACTTGAGAACGCGACCTGTGCCATAAGTCGTTATGGGTCTGGCTCGCACGTAATGGCACACGTACAAGCAGAACAGCGCGGCTGGGATACAAGCAAGCTTAAATTTAATGTAATTAACACCCTAGAGGGTGCGATAGAAGCACTCACAGAGGGCACTGCAGACTATTTTATGTGGGAGCATTTTACCACAAAACCTGTCGTAGATAAAGGTATCTTTAGACGTCTAGGTGACTTTCCTACACCCTGGAGTTGTTTTGTAATTGCAGGTAGAGAAGATTTTATAGAAGCACATAAAGCATCCATAGAGATTGTGCTCGATGTAATTAATACCGTTACAGCAGATTTTAAGAAAATACCTTCTATAGATCGTACACTTGCAAATAGATATGAGCAACAACTAGAAGACATACAGCAATGGCTCTCTATGACCACTTGGTCTCAAAACCAAATAACAAACGAAGAATTATCACGTGTGCAGTCAAAAATATTTGATCTAAAAATGATTGAAAATCAGATAGATATAAATAAATTTAAGATTAATTTATAA
- the ppk1 gene encoding polyphosphate kinase 1 — protein sequence MINLDETNFKHRDINWLAFNERVLQEAEDVENNPLYERLKFLAIYSTNLDEFFRVRVSQLRQLKRVKKKIRKELSLRPNKIVKEIKKTVNTQQERFGKVFRLHIIPELKANGIHLLTSKLYTEKHDAIIDGFYEEKLKPLLEVTVVNVKQGDIFLQDQALYFYVLFKDTQKVGFVNIPSDKINRFLELYEENGAHYLTFIDDIIHHKMQDIFPAETIRGIYEVKISRDAELYLDDEVDGILAERIYESLKRRHRGQPTRLLYDASMDKEDAKRLRKLLKVGKVDMMPGGRYHNFNDFFSFPDPTDNPKLHYQEQPSIPHSTLAHTDDYFTALKERDHLVHFPFMSFNYVERFIEQAAIDPDVTEIKISLYRVADESPLTSALLKALDNGKKVFIFIEAKARFDEENNIKWGRKFEEKGAVVIYSYPRIKVHSKILLVKRKEEGKNRRYIYIGTGNFNAKTSKVYADHGFFSANKKLSKELDRVFKVLQGDLIVPRNKHLLVSPFTTRRTFEKLIYDEIEYAQAGKKAEIKIKINSLEDKEMIQLLYKASQAGVKIRMLVRGFSSLVPGIEGLSENIYMTSILDRYLEHGRIYYFYHGGEEQVYMGSADLMTRNLDRRIEVLVPITQPNCKKELLDILTLQLEDTVKARIQDAVASNTYVGQQDENKTAIRSQYAIFDYLKNKHT from the coding sequence ATGATTAATCTAGATGAAACTAATTTTAAGCATCGCGATATAAACTGGCTTGCTTTTAATGAGCGTGTATTACAAGAGGCAGAAGATGTAGAGAATAATCCGCTTTATGAACGCCTCAAGTTTCTTGCTATTTACTCTACTAATCTGGATGAGTTTTTTCGTGTGCGCGTGTCACAACTACGCCAGCTTAAACGTGTAAAAAAGAAGATACGTAAAGAACTCTCACTACGACCTAATAAGATTGTAAAAGAGATAAAAAAAACTGTAAATACTCAGCAAGAGCGTTTTGGCAAGGTCTTTAGGCTACATATTATACCAGAGCTTAAGGCAAATGGCATACATCTTCTTACCTCAAAATTATATACAGAAAAGCACGATGCTATTATTGATGGTTTCTATGAAGAAAAATTAAAACCTCTTCTAGAAGTAACTGTAGTAAATGTAAAACAAGGTGATATCTTCTTGCAGGATCAAGCGCTATACTTTTATGTTCTATTTAAGGATACTCAAAAGGTAGGATTTGTAAATATTCCTTCAGATAAAATAAATCGTTTTCTAGAGCTATATGAAGAAAATGGAGCGCATTATCTCACGTTTATAGATGATATCATTCATCATAAAATGCAAGATATTTTTCCTGCCGAAACTATTAGAGGAATTTACGAGGTAAAAATATCTAGAGATGCAGAGTTATATCTAGATGATGAGGTAGATGGTATACTTGCAGAGCGTATTTATGAATCTTTAAAACGAAGACACCGAGGACAACCTACGCGGCTACTCTATGACGCGTCTATGGATAAAGAAGATGCAAAGCGCTTAAGAAAATTGCTCAAAGTGGGTAAAGTAGATATGATGCCTGGAGGTCGCTATCATAACTTTAATGATTTTTTTAGTTTTCCCGACCCTACAGATAACCCAAAACTTCATTATCAAGAACAACCTTCCATACCACACAGCACGCTAGCCCATACAGACGATTATTTTACAGCATTAAAAGAACGTGACCATCTCGTGCATTTTCCTTTTATGTCTTTTAACTATGTTGAGCGCTTTATAGAGCAAGCGGCTATAGACCCAGATGTAACAGAGATTAAAATATCCCTTTACCGTGTTGCAGATGAGTCACCCCTCACCTCTGCCCTACTTAAAGCCTTAGATAACGGTAAGAAGGTATTTATTTTTATAGAAGCCAAAGCACGTTTTGATGAAGAAAATAACATAAAATGGGGAAGAAAATTTGAAGAGAAAGGCGCGGTAGTTATTTACAGTTACCCTAGAATAAAAGTACATTCTAAAATTTTACTCGTAAAGCGTAAAGAAGAAGGTAAAAATAGAAGATACATCTACATAGGCACTGGTAACTTTAATGCAAAAACCTCAAAAGTATATGCAGATCACGGCTTCTTCTCTGCAAATAAGAAGTTAAGCAAAGAGCTAGATAGGGTATTTAAAGTACTACAGGGAGACCTTATTGTACCGCGCAACAAACACTTACTTGTAAGTCCGTTTACCACGCGTCGTACTTTTGAAAAGCTTATTTATGATGAGATAGAATATGCTCAAGCAGGTAAAAAAGCCGAAATTAAAATAAAAATCAACAGCCTCGAGGATAAAGAAATGATTCAGTTGCTGTATAAAGCTAGTCAGGCTGGAGTAAAAATACGTATGCTGGTACGAGGGTTTAGCTCTCTTGTACCTGGTATTGAAGGGCTCAGTGAGAATATCTATATGACTTCTATACTAGATAGATACTTAGAGCACGGTCGCATCTATTATTTTTATCACGGTGGTGAAGAGCAAGTGTATATGGGAAGTGCAGACCTTATGACGCGTAACTTAGATAGACGTATAGAAGTACTTGTACCTATCACACAGCCTAACTGTAAGAAGGAATTACTAGATATATTAACCCTACAACTTGAAGATACGGTTAAAGCCCGCATACAAGATGCTGTGGCTTCAAATACATATGTGGGACAGCAGGATGAAAATAAAACGGCTATTAGGTCACAATATGCTATTTTTGACTACTTAAAGAATAAGCATACCTAA